The Rhizobiaceae bacterium genome contains the following window.
GGATTTTCCGGCCTTCTTCGCGCGGGAGCTGGAGCCCGATCCGAATGTCGGGCTGTTCTACGGGCATCTTTCCACCGCGCCCGGCAATTTCCTTCAGGACATGATCGTCTATCGCTACGACAAGGTCGCGGACAGGGCGCCCGCCGACATGCCCGCGCTCGACGCGCCGGGTGCCGTCGGCGTCAAGCGCATCATCATGAACATGGCGAAATGGGGCGGGCCGTTCCAGGAGTTCAAATGGTTCAGCGAAAAGACGCTCGAACCACGCTTTGAAAGCTGCACGGTGCCGAGGACGGCGGCGATGGGCGAGGGCGAGGCGTGCCTCGTGTCCCGCAACAATCCGATGCACGATTCCGTGCCCTATCTGTTCAACGACCTGTCGGGCGAAACCGATATACTGCACGAATATTTCATACCGCGCGGGACCTATGGCGGATTCATCGAAGGCGCGCGCGAGGTGCTGTCGGCGCAGGATCTGCCGGTGCTCAACGCCTCGATCAGGATCGTGCATCAGGAGGACATTGCGCTCAACTATGCGCCTGCGCCGGCCTTCTCGCTGGTGCTCTATGTCAACCAGCCGACGACGGAGGAGGGCAACCGCCGGATGCGGGACCTGACGCGCAGGCTGGTCGACCTGACACTGGCGCATGGCGGACGGTTTTTCCTGCCCTACCAGCTTCACTATACGGGCGCGCAATTGCTGGCGTCCTACCCGGAAATGCCGGGTTTCCTTGCCGCCAAGCTGCGCTACGATCCCGGCGAGCTTTTCACATCCACCTTCTATCGCGCGCTCAAGGCGCTATCGGGGACAGCATGAAAACAGGCCTTGTGCTATTCGGCGCAGCGATGCTCGCCGCCACGGCAACGCTGGCGGACGAGAGCAAGGCGTTCCGGCTGAAGCTTGGGGAGCAGTCCATCGATCTCGACGTCGATGAGGATGCGCGGATCACCCTGCCGGACGGCTCGACGGCGACGGTCACGCTGAGCCGCAACGAATTTGCCACCTATGCGGCACAG
Protein-coding sequences here:
- a CDS encoding FAD-binding oxidoreductase; translated protein: MAGISRNGAVGRRVILGAALLCGAGLWAGSTLARLARGPSGSKDLGRVADADGFGLAAQGSGPRPPYDPALAWKMKGGALNDASALSRTPVYGVVQVASEEDVAAALAFARANGLKVSMAAVRHSMGGQAFDDDALVLDMMAFNGIEVDEKSRTVTVRPGATWHEIQNRLHPRFAVKAMQSTDIFSVGGSLSVNAHGMDHQVGSIAGTVRRLRVMLADGSVVTCSRNENVDLFRHVIGGYGLFGVILSAELDIADNAVYRTSREIISAADFPAFFARELEPDPNVGLFYGHLSTAPGNFLQDMIVYRYDKVADRAPADMPALDAPGAVGVKRIIMNMAKWGGPFQEFKWFSEKTLEPRFESCTVPRTAAMGEGEACLVSRNNPMHDSVPYLFNDLSGETDILHEYFIPRGTYGGFIEGAREVLSAQDLPVLNASIRIVHQEDIALNYAPAPAFSLVLYVNQPTTEEGNRRMRDLTRRLVDLTLAHGGRFFLPYQLHYTGAQLLASYPEMPGFLAAKLRYDPGELFTSTFYRALKALSGTA